In Saccharothrix syringae, the following are encoded in one genomic region:
- a CDS encoding SDR family NAD(P)-dependent oxidoreductase: protein MFDLSGHAALVTGAGQNAGAGIVRALAARGAGVAVNDLVTERAEAVAEEIVAAGGVAVAVPFDVTDREAVKEAVARAREGLGRSVNIMVHNAGIAADFGQGHFRTLDPSRWRAPIEINLFGAMNCVSAVVDDMCEAGWGRIVQISSGAARTGSDQGLSLYGAGKSGVEGFMRHLSQELAPSGVTVNTLALGLQTNAAGAATEVFAQKIPTRRLGTPEDVGAAVVYLASQEASWLTGQILDLNGGSVTS from the coding sequence ATGTTCGATCTGTCGGGTCACGCGGCCCTGGTCACCGGAGCCGGTCAGAACGCGGGCGCGGGTATCGTCCGCGCCCTGGCGGCACGGGGCGCGGGGGTGGCGGTCAACGACCTGGTCACCGAGCGGGCCGAGGCGGTCGCGGAGGAGATCGTGGCGGCCGGTGGCGTGGCGGTGGCGGTGCCGTTCGACGTCACCGACCGCGAGGCGGTCAAGGAAGCCGTGGCGCGCGCTCGCGAAGGGCTGGGGCGTTCCGTCAACATCATGGTGCACAACGCTGGCATCGCCGCCGACTTCGGGCAGGGGCACTTCCGCACCCTCGACCCGAGCCGGTGGCGCGCGCCGATCGAGATCAACCTGTTCGGCGCGATGAACTGCGTCTCGGCGGTCGTGGACGACATGTGCGAGGCCGGGTGGGGGCGCATCGTGCAGATCTCCTCCGGGGCCGCCCGCACGGGCTCCGACCAGGGCCTGTCGCTCTACGGAGCGGGCAAGAGCGGGGTGGAGGGCTTCATGCGGCACCTGTCGCAGGAGCTGGCGCCCTCCGGTGTCACGGTCAACACGCTGGCCCTGGGGTTGCAGACCAACGCCGCCGGGGCGGCCACCGAGGTGTTCGCGCAGAAGATCCCCACCCGGCGACTGGGTACGCCCGAGGACGTCGGCGCGGCCGTGGTCTACCTGGCCTCGCAGGAGGCGTCCTGGCTGACGGGGCAGATCCTCGACCTCAACGGCGGCAGCGTCACGTCCTGA
- a CDS encoding MFS transporter, whose translation MSDTAPPPAPPLPTVPPTSAGTPDSPRPGDDAEPLAKVGSRYIWLQVLGQFGVFVAFITPIAISLAIRVDQLAPGHQEYLGYVTGAGSAASMLTGVFVGVWSDRTRTRIGRRRPFMIGGLVIGVGSLVVMALAPSVVVLALGWVLAQLGWGLVLGSLQTSMADRLPEEQRGRVAGLTGFATQVAPVLGVGVSGALSGDNLLLFLVPGAVGVLLTVPFIVFVHEPDNRHVPRGERLTPRGLLAKVVFDPREHTDFAWNWLGRFLFYFGLTFNTTFTAFFFASRLGVGVEEVAPVIAGLSLFGILATTVGAIGGGFLSDRLRRRRAFVLGAGVVFAAGAVTMAFADGIVLLAVGSLLASVGIGTFSAVDQALLLDVLPRRGTEAMRFMSIISFATSIPQAVAPLLAPLILAVGASAAGEQNYLLLYVVAGICTVLGGLVVLRIRSVR comes from the coding sequence ATGAGCGACACAGCGCCCCCACCGGCACCCCCGCTGCCCACGGTCCCACCGACCTCCGCCGGGACGCCGGACAGCCCGCGGCCGGGTGACGACGCCGAACCCCTCGCGAAGGTCGGCTCCCGCTACATCTGGTTGCAGGTGCTCGGCCAGTTCGGCGTCTTCGTCGCCTTCATCACGCCGATCGCGATCTCGCTGGCGATCCGCGTGGACCAACTCGCGCCAGGTCACCAGGAGTACCTCGGTTACGTCACCGGCGCCGGCTCCGCCGCCTCCATGCTGACCGGCGTCTTCGTCGGCGTCTGGAGCGACCGCACCAGGACCAGGATCGGCCGGCGACGGCCCTTCATGATCGGCGGCCTGGTCATCGGCGTCGGCTCCCTCGTCGTCATGGCCCTCGCGCCCAGCGTGGTGGTGCTCGCGCTCGGCTGGGTGCTGGCCCAACTCGGGTGGGGCCTGGTCCTCGGCAGCCTGCAGACCTCGATGGCCGACCGGCTCCCGGAGGAGCAACGCGGCAGGGTCGCCGGCCTGACCGGGTTCGCCACCCAGGTCGCCCCGGTGCTGGGCGTCGGGGTCTCCGGCGCCCTGTCCGGTGACAACCTGCTGCTGTTCCTCGTGCCGGGCGCCGTCGGCGTGCTGCTCACGGTCCCGTTCATCGTGTTCGTCCACGAGCCCGACAACCGCCACGTGCCGCGCGGCGAGCGGCTCACGCCCCGCGGCCTGCTCGCCAAGGTGGTCTTCGACCCCCGCGAGCACACCGACTTCGCCTGGAACTGGCTGGGGCGCTTCCTGTTCTACTTCGGCCTGACCTTCAACACCACGTTCACCGCGTTCTTCTTCGCCTCGCGCCTGGGGGTGGGCGTGGAGGAGGTCGCCCCCGTCATCGCCGGTCTCTCGCTGTTCGGCATCCTGGCGACCACCGTCGGCGCGATCGGTGGGGGTTTCCTGTCCGACCGGCTGCGCCGTCGTCGGGCGTTCGTGCTGGGCGCCGGGGTCGTGTTCGCCGCGGGGGCCGTCACGATGGCCTTCGCCGACGGCATCGTGCTGCTGGCCGTCGGCTCGCTGCTGGCCTCCGTCGGCATCGGCACCTTCTCCGCCGTGGACCAGGCGCTGCTGCTGGACGTGCTCCCGCGGCGCGGCACCGAGGCCATGCGCTTCATGTCGATCATCTCCTTCGCCACGTCCATCCCGCAGGCGGTCGCGCCGCTGCTCGCGCCGCTCATCCTCGCCGTCGGCGCCTCGGCCGCGGGCGAGCAGAACTACCTGCTGCTCTACGTCGTCGCCGGGATCTGCACGGTCCTGGGCGGCCTCGTCGTCCTGCGCATCCGTTCCGTCCGCTGA
- a CDS encoding GntR family transcriptional regulator: MPAKRSADAADQAVSRVVDGIKRMIVSGDLLPGQQIRQEQMAAVLGVSRLPVREGLRQLVADGLVAHEHNVGFAVARLSRPEFDQVYLMRRLLETEVIRSLPRPGTGQLDRIRSFAEDVERAAADLDLPRMREANSAFHQAIFGLSGLNLVVAEINRIWTWALPYHAVYLYDEAARARILAEHRDMLAALGSGDLERLVELMDTHRAGSEAQLSLMFGAGAVPRPSAG; the protein is encoded by the coding sequence ATGCCCGCCAAGAGGAGCGCCGACGCCGCGGACCAGGCCGTGTCGCGCGTGGTCGACGGCATCAAGCGGATGATCGTCTCGGGTGACCTGCTGCCGGGTCAGCAGATCCGGCAGGAGCAGATGGCCGCCGTGCTCGGGGTGAGCCGGCTGCCGGTGCGCGAGGGCCTGCGGCAGCTGGTCGCCGACGGGCTGGTGGCGCACGAGCACAACGTGGGCTTCGCCGTGGCGCGGTTGAGCCGCCCGGAGTTCGACCAGGTGTACCTGATGCGGCGGCTGCTGGAGACCGAGGTGATCCGCAGCCTGCCGCGGCCGGGTACCGGGCAGCTGGACCGGATCCGGTCGTTCGCCGAGGACGTCGAACGGGCCGCCGCCGATCTGGACCTGCCCCGGATGCGGGAGGCCAACAGCGCCTTCCACCAGGCGATCTTCGGGCTGAGCGGGCTGAACCTGGTGGTCGCCGAGATCAACCGCATCTGGACGTGGGCGTTGCCCTACCACGCGGTGTACCTCTACGACGAGGCCGCGCGGGCACGCATCCTCGCCGAGCACCGGGACATGCTGGCCGCATTGGGCTCGGGCGACCTGGAACGCCTGGTCGAGTTGATGGACACCCACCGCGCCGGCTCGGAGGCGCAGCTGTCGTTGATGTTCGGGGCGGGCGCGGTTCCCCGGCCGTCGGCCGGATGA
- a CDS encoding NAD-dependent epimerase/dehydratase family protein, whose amino-acid sequence MRNRRTRVFLTGATGNWGRAVLDEFRERADRVEVVALVLPGGRDAEVVRRYADMQNLQVVHGDLTDYDAVERSVRGADFVLHVGAVVSPFADDHPELAHRVNVGSIRNIVRAVRAQPDPARTAVVGIGSVAQTGDRNPPHHWGRVGDPLRVSRYDEYGQTKVIAEKELVDSGLPRWAWLRQTGIFHPGMLQIRDPIMTHATLGGVMEWVSAEDAARLLANICEPGVPEEFWGGIYNIGGGEAWRLTNWQLQECIAGALGVGDPRRWYDRNWFATRNFHGQWYTDSDRLEELVPFRGDSFDAALDRALRANPSLKRAGRVPAWVVKNLVMKPLTRKQRGTMAYVRDRDEEAIAAYYGSRAEFEAIGGWDSFRPVEPDRTPSRLDHGYDEDKDPTRWTASDYRDAAAFRGGELLSADVPKGDVATPLSWRCAFDHEFTGSPRLVLTAGHWCPECVKDVAGYPRQADRNPFLAQLEPAHASHDRVSG is encoded by the coding sequence GTGCGAAACAGGCGAACCCGCGTCTTCCTCACCGGTGCCACGGGCAACTGGGGCCGTGCGGTCCTCGACGAGTTCCGCGAACGCGCCGACCGCGTCGAGGTCGTGGCCCTGGTCCTGCCCGGCGGGCGCGACGCCGAGGTGGTCCGCCGCTACGCGGACATGCAGAACCTCCAGGTCGTCCACGGCGACCTGACCGACTACGACGCGGTCGAGCGCTCCGTGCGCGGCGCGGACTTCGTGCTGCACGTCGGCGCGGTGGTCTCGCCCTTCGCCGACGACCACCCCGAACTGGCCCACCGGGTCAACGTGGGCAGCATCCGCAACATCGTCCGTGCCGTGCGCGCCCAACCCGACCCCGCCCGCACCGCGGTCGTCGGTATCGGCTCGGTCGCGCAGACCGGTGACCGCAACCCGCCCCACCACTGGGGGCGCGTCGGCGACCCGCTGCGCGTCTCCCGCTACGACGAGTACGGGCAGACCAAGGTCATCGCCGAGAAGGAATTGGTCGACTCCGGCCTGCCCCGCTGGGCGTGGCTGCGCCAGACCGGCATCTTCCACCCCGGCATGCTCCAGATCCGCGACCCGATCATGACGCACGCCACGCTCGGCGGCGTCATGGAATGGGTCTCGGCCGAGGACGCCGCCCGCCTGCTGGCCAACATCTGCGAGCCTGGCGTGCCCGAGGAGTTCTGGGGCGGGATCTACAACATCGGCGGCGGCGAGGCGTGGCGGCTGACCAACTGGCAGCTCCAGGAGTGCATCGCCGGCGCGCTCGGTGTCGGCGACCCGAGGCGCTGGTACGACCGGAACTGGTTCGCCACCCGCAACTTCCACGGCCAGTGGTACACCGACTCCGACCGGTTGGAGGAGCTGGTCCCGTTCCGCGGCGACAGCTTCGACGCCGCCCTGGACCGGGCGCTGCGCGCCAACCCCTCGTTGAAGAGGGCGGGTCGGGTACCGGCGTGGGTGGTGAAGAACCTCGTCATGAAGCCGCTCACCCGCAAGCAGCGCGGCACGATGGCCTACGTCCGCGACCGGGACGAGGAGGCGATCGCGGCCTACTACGGCTCCCGCGCGGAGTTCGAGGCCATCGGTGGCTGGGACAGCTTCCGGCCCGTCGAGCCGGACCGCACGCCGTCCCGCTTGGACCACGGCTACGACGAGGACAAGGACCCCACCCGGTGGACGGCGTCGGACTACCGCGACGCCGCCGCGTTCCGCGGGGGAGAGCTACTCTCCGCCGATGTGCCGAAGGGCGACGTCGCCACCCCGCTGTCGTGGCGGTGCGCGTTCGACCACGAGTTCACCGGCAGTCCCCGCCTGGTCCTCACCGCGGGCCACTGGTGCCCCGAGTGCGTCAAGGACGTCGCCGGCTACCCGCGCCAGGCCGACCGCAACCCCTTCCTCGCCCAGCTCGAACCCGCCCACGCGTCGCACGACCGGGTATCGGGATGA
- a CDS encoding glycoside hydrolase family 3 C-terminal domain-containing protein: MTIDPTTLSLEQKAALLSGRDFWTTKPIDDAGVPSIVLTDGPHGIRCQEAGQDHLGIHGSRPATCFPPAVAVGSSWDPDVAARLGAAVGREARAFGVAVVLGPGVNIKRSPLCGRNFEYYSEDPLLSGVLGAAHVNALQAEGPGASVKHFAANNQETERMRVSADVDERTLREIYLPAFERVVRDADPATVMCSYNKVNGVYASHNRWLLTDVLREDWGFRGAVVSDWGAVSDRVAGVLAGMDLEMPGSGGATDAQVVEAVRAGRLDEALVDQSVRRVVALTALPYEPTGNLDVEGHHALARELAAESVVLLKNDGEVLPVRPGTRLAVIGAFATAPRFQGGGSSHINTTRTDLPLEEIRTLAGKRDVTVTHAEGFTVDDEGDADDLRAGAVRTARDADVAVVFAGLGDRQESEGFDRDTLLLPDDQVAVIREVAAVAPRTVVVLSHGGVVSLEGWHDDVDAVVEGFLLGQAGGGALADVLFGVVNPSGHLAETIPLRLEDNPSWLNFPGEQGHVRYGEGVLVGYRYYATAGVPVRYPFGHGLSYTSFATTGLEVEATGDDRAVVRVTVANTGDRAGKHVVQLYVSTDTGPVRRPLRELRAFTKVALGPGETRTVELVLDRRAFAYWDVERGEWVVPAGLYAVQICHNAYEVSAQATITLTGDPVVRELTLDSTVGDWFSHPAVGPVLTERMRTGMTEEHARQAAENPDGLKMVESMPMRQFLAFTNGAIAPDTLEQLMPLSTTPVPAK, from the coding sequence GTGACCATCGACCCCACCACCCTGTCGCTGGAGCAGAAAGCGGCCCTGCTGTCGGGCCGCGACTTCTGGACCACCAAGCCGATCGACGACGCCGGCGTCCCGTCGATCGTGCTGACCGACGGCCCGCACGGCATCCGCTGCCAGGAAGCGGGCCAGGACCACCTGGGCATCCACGGCAGCCGGCCCGCCACGTGCTTCCCGCCCGCCGTCGCCGTGGGCTCCAGCTGGGACCCGGACGTGGCCGCCCGCCTCGGCGCCGCCGTCGGCCGGGAAGCCCGCGCGTTCGGCGTCGCGGTCGTGCTCGGCCCCGGCGTGAACATCAAGCGCTCCCCGCTGTGCGGGCGCAACTTCGAGTACTACTCCGAGGACCCGCTGCTGTCGGGTGTGCTCGGCGCGGCCCACGTCAACGCCCTCCAGGCCGAAGGGCCCGGCGCGTCGGTGAAGCACTTCGCGGCGAACAACCAGGAGACCGAGCGGATGCGGGTCAGCGCCGACGTGGACGAGCGCACGCTGCGCGAGATCTACCTGCCCGCCTTCGAACGGGTGGTCCGCGACGCCGACCCGGCCACGGTGATGTGCTCCTACAACAAGGTCAACGGCGTGTACGCCTCGCACAACCGGTGGCTGCTCACCGACGTGCTGCGCGAGGACTGGGGCTTCCGCGGCGCCGTGGTGTCGGACTGGGGCGCGGTCAGCGACCGCGTCGCCGGTGTCCTCGCGGGCATGGACCTGGAGATGCCCGGCAGCGGCGGCGCCACCGACGCGCAGGTCGTCGAAGCGGTCCGCGCGGGACGGCTGGACGAGGCACTGGTGGACCAGTCGGTGCGGCGCGTCGTGGCCCTCACCGCGCTCCCGTACGAGCCGACCGGAAACCTCGACGTCGAGGGTCATCACGCCCTCGCGCGGGAGCTGGCAGCCGAGTCGGTCGTGCTGTTGAAGAACGACGGGGAGGTGCTGCCGGTCCGACCCGGTACCCGCCTGGCCGTCATCGGCGCCTTCGCCACCGCACCGAGGTTCCAGGGCGGCGGCAGCTCGCACATCAACACCACCCGCACCGATCTGCCACTGGAGGAGATCCGAACCCTGGCGGGGAAGCGGGACGTCACCGTCACCCACGCCGAGGGCTTCACCGTCGACGACGAGGGTGACGCGGACGACCTGCGCGCCGGGGCGGTGCGGACCGCCCGCGACGCCGACGTCGCCGTGGTCTTCGCAGGGCTGGGCGACCGCCAGGAGTCGGAGGGCTTCGACCGCGACACCCTCCTGCTGCCCGACGACCAGGTGGCCGTCATCCGCGAGGTCGCCGCTGTCGCACCGCGCACCGTCGTCGTGCTGTCCCACGGCGGTGTCGTCTCGCTGGAGGGCTGGCACGACGACGTCGATGCCGTGGTCGAGGGCTTCCTGCTCGGCCAGGCCGGCGGCGGCGCCCTCGCCGACGTCCTGTTCGGGGTCGTCAACCCCTCCGGCCACCTGGCCGAGACCATCCCGCTGCGGCTGGAGGACAACCCCAGCTGGCTGAACTTCCCCGGCGAGCAGGGGCACGTGCGCTACGGCGAAGGCGTCCTGGTCGGCTACCGCTACTACGCCACCGCCGGCGTCCCCGTCCGCTACCCGTTCGGTCACGGCCTGTCCTACACCAGCTTCGCCACGACCGGACTGGAGGTCGAGGCGACCGGCGACGACAGGGCTGTGGTGCGGGTGACGGTCGCCAACACCGGTGACCGCGCGGGCAAGCACGTCGTGCAGCTCTACGTCTCCACCGACACCGGTCCCGTCCGCCGGCCGTTGAGGGAACTGCGCGCCTTCACCAAGGTGGCGCTCGGACCCGGTGAGACCCGTACCGTCGAGCTCGTTCTGGACCGGCGCGCCTTCGCATACTGGGACGTCGAACGCGGGGAATGGGTGGTACCGGCAGGCCTGTACGCCGTGCAGATCTGCCACAACGCCTACGAGGTGTCGGCGCAAGCCACCATCACCCTGACCGGTGACCCCGTCGTCCGGGAGCTCACCCTGGACTCGACCGTCGGCGACTGGTTCTCCCACCCCGCCGTCGGGCCCGTGCTCACCGAGCGCATGAGGACGGGCATGACCGAGGAGCACGCGCGGCAGGCCGCCGAGAACCCCGACGGGCTCAAGATGGTCGAGTCCATGCCCATGCGGCAGTTCCTCGCCTTCACCAACGGCGCCATCGCGCCGGACACGCTGGAGCAGCTCATGCCGCTCAGCACCACCCCCGTCCCGGCGAAGTGA
- a CDS encoding alpha-L-rhamnosidase, translating to MTRPTTGAFITPVSARGAEGEPAAYFRREFDLAERPARATLRVTGLGIVEPHLNGAVVGDEVLAPGWTSYRHRLVVSSHDVTDALVVGRNAVGAIVGQGWALGRLGWEGKRNHYADRPALHLELVLEHDDRTETVTTGTGFRAGTGGVRANGIYDGEEFDARLEPDGWDRPGFDDSGWEAVEAFDWPLESLTEPVAEPIRRVEELAPVEVVTTPAGRTVVDFGQVVSGWVRFTVTGEAGSAITLRHAEVMTDGEIDVKTLRTARATDRCTLRGGGPESWQPRFTFHGFRYVEVDGWPGALAPDSLRAVVVHSDMRRTGWLETSDPLLNRLHANAVWSMRDNFVGVPTDCPQRDERLGWTGDINAFAPTAAFLYDVRGVLGSWLRDLAAEQAEKGFVPWVVPDILPYPSSPTALWSDVAVNLPWTLYREYGQESILVDAYDSMAAFTRQVAGLLDDDGLWSSGFQFGDWLDPDAPADNPAGGKTDPHLVASAYLCRTTHRMAETARVLGREDDAAEFAALADRVRAAFLAEHVSPNGRVTNESATAYALAISFDILDEAQKRRAGDRLAALVAQGGYRISTGFAGTPLITDALSTTGHLDAAYLLLLEQQCPSFLYPVTKGATTIWERWDSIRPDGTLNPSGMTSLNHYALGAVVDWVHRVVGGLSAVEPGYRRMRVAPRPGGGLTSATLRHDTVHGEVRVSWEIADGAVTLAVQVPEGTTALVEPPLHPDRVTEEVGPGEHHWQYAVAVDDKTDLGLDSTLREVADNPVAWRLFTEAFAVHFPGVPLDGNAPEAAGMTVRAMLDYIPGASDDLRDDLAKALATATEGATA from the coding sequence GTGACCCGACCCACCACCGGGGCCTTCATCACCCCCGTCTCCGCCCGCGGCGCCGAAGGCGAACCGGCGGCGTACTTCCGGCGGGAGTTCGACCTCGCCGAGAGGCCTGCCCGGGCGACCCTGCGCGTGACCGGCCTGGGCATCGTCGAACCGCACCTCAACGGCGCGGTCGTCGGCGACGAGGTCCTGGCACCGGGATGGACCTCCTACCGGCACCGGCTCGTCGTGTCCTCCCACGACGTGACCGACGCCCTCGTCGTCGGGCGCAACGCGGTCGGTGCGATCGTCGGGCAGGGCTGGGCACTGGGCCGCCTGGGCTGGGAGGGCAAGCGCAACCACTACGCCGACCGGCCGGCGTTGCACCTCGAACTCGTGCTGGAGCACGACGACCGCACCGAGACGGTGACCACCGGCACCGGCTTCCGCGCGGGCACCGGAGGCGTGCGGGCCAACGGCATCTACGACGGCGAGGAGTTCGACGCGCGGCTCGAACCCGACGGCTGGGACCGCCCGGGGTTCGACGACTCCGGATGGGAGGCGGTCGAGGCGTTCGACTGGCCGCTGGAGTCGCTCACCGAGCCGGTCGCGGAGCCGATCCGCCGCGTCGAGGAACTGGCCCCGGTCGAAGTCGTCACCACCCCGGCCGGCCGGACGGTGGTCGACTTCGGTCAGGTCGTCTCCGGCTGGGTCCGGTTCACCGTCACCGGCGAGGCCGGTAGCGCGATCACCCTGCGTCATGCCGAGGTGATGACCGACGGCGAGATCGACGTGAAGACCCTGCGCACCGCCCGGGCCACCGACCGGTGCACGCTGCGTGGTGGCGGCCCGGAGAGCTGGCAACCGCGCTTCACCTTCCACGGCTTCCGCTACGTCGAAGTCGACGGCTGGCCCGGTGCGCTCGCCCCGGACTCGCTGCGGGCTGTCGTCGTCCACTCCGACATGCGCCGCACCGGCTGGCTGGAGACCTCCGACCCGCTGCTCAACCGTCTGCACGCCAACGCGGTGTGGTCGATGCGGGACAACTTCGTCGGCGTGCCCACCGACTGCCCGCAGCGCGACGAGCGGCTGGGCTGGACCGGCGACATCAACGCCTTCGCCCCGACCGCCGCGTTCCTCTACGACGTGCGCGGCGTGTTGGGTTCGTGGCTGCGCGACCTGGCCGCCGAGCAGGCGGAGAAGGGCTTCGTGCCCTGGGTCGTGCCCGACATCCTGCCGTACCCGTCCTCGCCCACCGCCCTGTGGAGCGACGTCGCGGTCAACCTGCCCTGGACGCTGTACCGGGAGTACGGCCAGGAGTCGATACTCGTCGACGCCTACGACTCGATGGCCGCGTTCACCCGGCAGGTCGCCGGACTCCTCGACGACGACGGCCTGTGGAGCAGCGGGTTCCAGTTCGGCGACTGGCTGGACCCGGACGCCCCGGCCGACAACCCCGCCGGCGGCAAGACCGACCCGCACCTGGTCGCGAGCGCCTACCTGTGCCGGACCACGCACCGGATGGCGGAGACGGCCCGCGTCCTCGGCCGCGAGGACGATGCCGCGGAGTTCGCCGCGCTCGCCGACCGCGTCCGGGCGGCCTTCCTCGCCGAGCACGTCTCGCCGAACGGCAGGGTCACCAACGAGTCCGCGACCGCCTACGCGCTCGCCATCAGCTTCGACATCCTCGACGAGGCGCAGAAGCGCCGAGCGGGCGACCGGCTCGCCGCACTGGTCGCCCAGGGCGGCTACCGCATCTCCACCGGCTTCGCCGGAACACCGCTGATCACCGACGCGCTCTCGACCACGGGTCACCTCGACGCGGCCTACCTCCTGCTGCTGGAGCAGCAGTGCCCGTCGTTCCTCTACCCGGTCACCAAGGGGGCGACCACCATCTGGGAGCGGTGGGACTCCATCCGTCCCGACGGCACGCTCAACCCCTCCGGCATGACCTCGCTGAACCACTACGCCCTCGGCGCGGTCGTGGACTGGGTGCACCGCGTCGTCGGTGGGCTGTCGGCCGTCGAACCCGGCTACCGGCGGATGCGCGTCGCCCCGCGACCGGGCGGCGGCCTGACCTCCGCGACCCTGCGCCACGACACCGTCCACGGCGAGGTCCGCGTCTCCTGGGAGATCGCCGACGGCGCGGTCACCCTCGCCGTCCAGGTGCCCGAGGGCACGACCGCCCTGGTCGAACCGCCCCTGCACCCCGACCGCGTCACCGAGGAGGTCGGCCCGGGCGAGCACCACTGGCAGTACGCGGTCGCGGTCGACGACAAGACCGACCTCGGCCTGGACTCGACGCTGCGCGAGGTCGCCGACAACCCCGTCGCCTGGCGGCTGTTCACCGAGGCGTTCGCCGTCCACTTCCCCGGCGTCCCGCTCGACGGCAACGCCCCGGAAGCCGCCGGCATGACGGTGCGCGCGATGCTCGACTACATCCCCGGCGCCTCCGACGACCTCCGTGACGACCTGGCCAAGGCCCTCGCCACCGCCACCGAAGGAGCCACCGCGTGA
- a CDS encoding LacI family DNA-binding transcriptional regulator, translating to MIDSRTPAKRVTAADVARSLGLSRATVGFVLNNTPGQTISAQTRERVLAEAARLGYRPHTAARALASGRNRIVLVVLPDWPLDFSVRRNLEEASLALDEAGYSLITYTPHPTGQSRPLWEVLEPDVVLSFTGSFTDAQVASIRAAGVRAMLPDPDAPTVAPYPEEGPLLQVGHLHALGHRRIAYAGSSDPRIADLVELRRSRAREAATRLGLDLAPGHDLHPGDDAEDAVAGWRAAGVTAVAAYNDDVAATLVGTATRMGLLVPRDLSVVGHDDAPIASIVEPRLSTVRLDTAGLGRYLARLALTAAEGREPPQQPTAAGPLLVQRASTAAPGA from the coding sequence ATGATCGACTCCCGGACACCCGCGAAACGCGTCACCGCCGCCGACGTCGCGCGCTCGCTCGGCCTCTCTCGGGCGACGGTCGGCTTCGTGCTCAACAACACCCCCGGCCAGACGATCTCCGCGCAGACCCGGGAACGGGTGCTCGCCGAGGCCGCCCGCCTGGGGTACCGACCGCACACCGCCGCGCGGGCGCTGGCCAGCGGGCGCAACCGCATCGTGCTGGTCGTGCTGCCCGACTGGCCGCTGGACTTCAGCGTCCGCCGCAACCTGGAGGAGGCGTCGCTCGCGCTGGACGAGGCGGGCTACAGCCTCATCACCTACACCCCGCACCCCACCGGGCAGTCGCGGCCGCTGTGGGAGGTCCTGGAACCCGACGTGGTGCTGTCCTTCACCGGCAGCTTCACCGACGCCCAGGTCGCGTCGATCCGCGCCGCGGGGGTGCGCGCCATGCTCCCCGACCCGGACGCACCGACCGTGGCCCCCTACCCGGAGGAGGGCCCGCTCCTGCAGGTGGGTCACCTCCACGCCCTGGGCCACCGCCGGATCGCCTACGCGGGGTCCTCGGATCCGCGCATCGCCGACCTCGTGGAACTGCGTCGTTCCCGGGCCCGGGAGGCGGCGACGCGGCTGGGCCTGGACCTGGCACCGGGCCACGACCTCCACCCCGGTGACGACGCCGAGGACGCCGTCGCCGGGTGGCGCGCGGCGGGCGTGACAGCCGTGGCCGCCTACAACGACGACGTCGCCGCTACCCTGGTCGGCACGGCGACGCGGATGGGCCTGCTCGTGCCCCGGGACCTGTCGGTCGTCGGCCACGACGACGCGCCGATCGCGTCCATCGTCGAACCCCGGTTGTCGACCGTCCGACTCGACACCGCGGGCCTCGGTCGCTACCTGGCGCGGCTGGCCCTCACCGCGGCCGAGGGTCGGGAACCACCGCAGCAGCCGACGGCCGCCGGCCCCCTGCTCGTGCAGCGGGCCTCCACGGCCGCACCCGGAGCCTGA
- a CDS encoding VOC family protein: MNDGGRLTFVKVVVGDLDAQAGFYRFVLALAAVHRLSGGEGEGRYEQLVLAGAGAGPTVLLVHYPDRAVPPAGEVVLGFGVADVAEVVRAAVAAGGSVRVEPRTLPGTGMRVAVVTDPEGHALELVQGS; the protein is encoded by the coding sequence ATGAACGACGGTGGGCGGTTGACGTTCGTCAAGGTCGTCGTGGGCGACCTCGACGCGCAGGCCGGGTTCTACCGCTTCGTCCTCGCCTTGGCGGCCGTGCACCGGCTGTCCGGCGGTGAGGGCGAGGGCCGCTACGAGCAGCTCGTGCTCGCCGGGGCCGGTGCGGGACCGACCGTGCTGCTGGTGCACTACCCCGACCGGGCCGTTCCACCGGCGGGCGAGGTCGTGCTCGGCTTCGGCGTCGCCGACGTCGCCGAGGTCGTGCGCGCCGCCGTGGCGGCCGGTGGTTCCGTGCGCGTCGAGCCCAGGACGCTGCCCGGGACCGGGATGCGGGTGGCCGTGGTGACCGATCCGGAGGGTCACGCGCTGGAGCTGGTGCAGGGCTCGTGA